From Anastrepha obliqua isolate idAnaObli1 chromosome 3, idAnaObli1_1.0, whole genome shotgun sequence:
agttttgagaaaaacgtgacTAAAAAGTCCCAGAGCTCGAAGGCAAAGAATAGAGTTGTCACGGTTTACGCTCTATAATATGAgaaatactgaaaattatgttctaaaaatttggtAACATATTCTGAAAGGTCTATACTAACATATTatgggaaaaaaaaattttttttttcaacattttacatGTATCTCCCCCCTTaacatataaaattatttatggtaTTTTATCTGTAATCCCCTCTATAATTTCCATGCTACTAAAATAGAAAGGGCGCGGGGTAAGTTGATTCGCTTTGGAATGTTTTGGCTTATGATACGTTCACATaagcattaatcacctataaatgcaccaaattaatctacccgttcacatatggcagattacctgcaaaattgacaatcagctgccaATACTcttgtgaaaggtttttcttcatagaaattatttttgtgggatatttcggtgtttttggcttctttaattattattaacgatctGAAGagaatacaaggagaaggaatagctaatttaattgcgcaattggctgctaatcggtatgcgacgtttactgaggttacaaaaaattatggcgCATGGGAAATtctatacattttataataagtaataagaggacaaaacgtttatgggcacactttttgaagtgaaacttcttaggcgtcgatagaCGAACGAGCATGGAAAGTAAAATTTcgaggccatgcaacgtttcgggcattttcgttccgcgagagagaaaaaagatacaacttagaggaaaaggagagggagagctataccttatatatatcttagatacacttttgggtatttttcctgagtttttccttgtggttgctaatttctagtgagaaataacactgcctcctttttggcgcttggtaccaacttgtaggaaatatatttttggtggctAAAATGCCttataatgaaaagtttttcgtattttaaaaacaaaaatatatctcAATAACTACTTGACTTTTTACATAACTAGGAATATAATTAGAAAGTAAGTaatcaaaatactttttttttgtatgtaaaaactaCATCCTATTTTTGTgtgaatttttagtaaaaacagtttttatgaaataatgcgaacaaagttatataaaactattttttttcgaaagtttaCTAATATGATTTAgatacaatttcattaaaatatatattcaactacctataatttgaaatattatcCATTTTGGTTTTGATTCCACTAAAGAAACCTTCATTAAACCAACTCCAGCTACGCTACGACCAATAGTCAGTTCTGCGTTATCGGGCATGGACTGCCACCCCAGTAGCATTCCCCGTACAGCAACAACGctatccacagtatttttgcatatataatattgataattaaattatgttaaatcgggaaaatttcgaaaaaaattggttatgtgtaacttttttcaacaaaatgtaCACAAAAGCTTAGActacaaaaaaacttatttaattcaAGTTAATAACCTTATCTAAGTGAAATCTTTTCACAGATCAGCCATCACTACTTAACCTATTAACCTTCCCAGTGATGCACTTTGTTTTGTAAAGAGTCAAGTGGTTTTTAAATACGAAAAGTTCTAGCGAatctcatttttaatttttttctagcgAAATATTGCGTACTTACTGTActagtttttgagatattgCGGTTTTTAAAATGCGCAAATCTAACCTTTTTTCGTTAATAATCTCTTCCTTTTAGTACCGTTCTAATCGACGTATAGTTCTATccaacttttttctgttttttttttttttttttgtttagcgaAATGGTGCAAGTTCTTTACTTATACAAAAGCAGACAAGAAAAATATAGATTCAccaccgttgttgttgttgtagcagcataagcattccacatacttacatacggggaatgctgctggagtgacagtccttggctggatataaatccgggtcgtttcggtaacgtaaaaCCAACTGTCGTGCAAACCGTCTCGAAAGGTTGGTTGGTAGGAAGGAAGTTAAGCCACAAGTctctacaaaaaattattcggaacaaaatattaatattttcctaTGCTTATGTAGTTATAGAGAAAAGATATTGCCTTATTGGGCCTTATTTCAATAGCTGAACTGATTGCCTGATTCTATACATAGTCAAATCTTTAACACTTCTCAGAGTACCACGCgatcaaaaacaagaaaaataaaaaacaaagtctgTGGGCATTATTTCATTCGCAAACCAactctttttattattagttatcAGTTTAACATATACAGATATATGTGCTATATGTTTATGTATTAATGCATCAGCTACACCAAGTTAATAATAATCTAACACCTATgacaattataatttaatttgttcaaatttaagtttttacagTATTATAAATGCAATAAGCCAATTGCAATGGAAatgtttttctcttttgttaaaatttgtgcctatataatttgatttatacATTTACAGCACATATGGAAAAATGGCACGCCGACCTTTCGGGTAGTCTTTGAACTCTTTCTTGTAATTGCGGTGCTTGCCCAGAGCCCACACTGCCATTTGAAAAGCTCCAGCAAACGCAAACAGCAAAGCCGGCAAACATTGAGTCATTAAAGAGAAAGCCACCCAGGAACCAATCTCGTAAGTGTAGTTGGGGCAAGACACCAAACTGAAAAtgacgattaaaaaaaaatacccaattgtTAAATGCATGCAAAATAGATAGGTTAGATAGTTAGATATTTTACTTGAATAGCTTTGTGAAGGGGTTATCATCAGCAACCGGAATTCGGCGCACTTTTGTGCCAGGTGGGCGCAAGTTACGTAGGGCAATGTGAATAGAAAAATTGCCCAGTTCGCAAATCTGTAAAGGTAGTTCACTCTATACTGTGACTGGTCATTTagtatattcaaaatttatttaccgcGAAAGCAGCTAAAGAACCCCAGACTTGAAGACAACAAGGGCTGGTATAGAGTGGATGATTAACGTGATACGAAACATAGGCTGTGAATCCCCAGTAGTAGCTGCAATTTTTAAAGAGATTACGGATGGGCATTGTCGCATGTGAGAAACGATGAACGAAAATAGTCTCTAAAACTCGTTTTACATAATGAACGACATAGCAGCCTGCTGCAATGCTGCAAAAGAAACACGGAATATAAAcattaacatatacatatatacatactgtttgctaaatataaatattaatgcgAAATTCAATGAGCGCTTGTGAAACTTTGACTTGGCGACGTAAAGCGAAGCTAATTTAcagcaaaacataaaaaaagtaaaggttAAACTAGGTCGTCGATATTGTTGTTGCAGTCACTGCATTTATGCTTATGTGATATGCTTCGCCAAAACCAATCACCAACGCTTACCAGGGGAAAGTTCATCATTGACAAACTTACTGTGCCGTTAATGAAATCGGTTTATCCGTTGCTTCACCATAGATGAGAGCGGGGCGAGCATAGAAGATAAGGTATACGAACAGTGGGCCGGCATATTCAGCTAGAAATACAGTCTTCCAACCAATCTGGGGTCCCAAATCTTTTATGTAAATCTTATTTGATTTTCCAATATTAAGCGACTCCAGCGTATCCGTTTCTTTAAGCGCCTTTCCACGCGGTTCCAAGCGCAATGACTGCCGTTCCGGAGCCGGTGTGCTTCCATATTGCTTATGTATTATATAGCGTAGGTCACCAACTGTAGTACTGGGAGGAACGTGGCATCTGCCAAACGACTTGGAGCCCGTTGTTGATAATATTTCGATCTAATCGTAAAGcaattttataagaagttttCACATAAGAAGTTAATTACACACTTACATCCATTAtatattatgtaaatattaacCGCACTATGAgcaaagtaaattaatttattttaatagctaatttatttataatcaaTAGTAAATTGTGCGACACCCAACAAGCAAACTTTACAAATGCGCTTTGCACAAATATTTTGCTGTGAACAAGGCGAATTTATCAATCCATTTTGGCTGTGAAAATTTCGAAGATTCACCCAACTGGAAGAAGAGAAATCAAAGTTCAATCCAAGGCGAATTCACAGAAGGTGACTTCAGTACAACAACGAATTTGCACATAATTGCCATGTCAAAAATTGAATgtagagaacgttaaatattcattaacgttctctgttgaATGAGAATGTAAGCAGTAACCAAGACAACAACAATTAAGCTAGGCACTTTGATGTTTGAGCCAccaaatcaagaaaaaagaaaacacataTCAGCTGCTATAACGAAGCCACCTGTGTGGATTCAATTTGGTTCAATCGATTAATCGCAAGTGTTTTTAACGTCCTAAAACGATATTCAAAGTAATTGCATTTGTGTATTTGAATCGCAGTATTCTTTTCTTTTAACGAATTATTTGATTGAAAGCTTCATTTGAATGTATCTTAGTTCGACCTTAAGATGCGGGTCAAGGCGCATCCATACAAGGTGATAGTATCTCAGGAACCGCCATTAAAAAAGAGTTACTTACAggaagtctgacgtcagctctcGTCGCAGTAAAAAACACACAAATGCAGGAGAGATGGCATGTTTgggaaaattcagtgaattgcTTTGTGAGGTgtaaactaatcaaactaatgaaaacgaagtgccgtgtgCTAAATGATGAAAggacaaattaatataaagcctccaaatgcagtttgtttgcgtttttatgcggaggACATCGTGGcaagaaagtatgtgtgtgtgcgataatttcttgtgtttggttgtctTCATAGCTTTTGCCTACTCTTCCTATTAACAAACAAGTGATTCCCCtaccttttgtttgttta
This genomic window contains:
- the LOC129240142 gene encoding very-long-chain enoyl-CoA reductase — protein: MDIEILSTTGSKSFGRCHVPPSTTVGDLRYIIHKQYGSTPAPERQSLRLEPRGKALKETDTLESLNIGKSNKIYIKDLGPQIGWKTVFLAEYAGPLFVYLIFYARPALIYGEATDKPISLTAHIAAGCYVVHYVKRVLETIFVHRFSHATMPIRNLFKNCSYYWGFTAYVSYHVNHPLYTSPCCLQVWGSLAAFAICELGNFSIHIALRNLRPPGTKVRRIPVADDNPFTKLFNLVSCPNYTYEIGSWVAFSLMTQCLPALLFAFAGAFQMAVWALGKHRNYKKEFKDYPKGRRAIFPYVL